From Leptolyngbya sp. 'hensonii', the proteins below share one genomic window:
- a CDS encoding CHASE2 domain-containing protein has protein sequence MNLAFRELKWQLLPGVLAALAIAILLYLQMFQPLEQAAYGTLFRLRGALPWDQRVVVVAIDDASVKQLGRFPWPRQRYVELMSLLTRHQASIVAFDLLWSENSPDDGELAQSLNHHGGVVLAQAWDNTGLPLLPVPELHNAAISTGHIMEREDADGQTRQVALQIQDAPALGIAVLEAYGLVREPISLPPVERFLWINWPGPIRQLQQYSFKDVLQNRIPPERLRHKIVLVGVTALGFDTLLTPFDQQPLASGVHLQAAVLTNLLHGNGLHPVSPRWLGLVLLLGGPGLSVLLTRWPLKQQLFISVGLLVGWGLLSLGLFRFNFWIPVASPMALILVTSGSVFLHERIRVNRLLHRQVRQLWQAYLQKGTFQIITPDATIVARNQPAALQPATQLALLAEQFGYLSQQLAERTQQLEIVNKELEAFSYAVSHDLRAPLRRIDGFSQILLEEYAEQLDGTGQDYLQRIQASSGRMGELIEDLLTLSRITRSQLHRTTFNLSTLAQGIATELQQTQPDRSGEFIIAPNLLVNGDVRLLKVALENLLSNAWKYTSKCDQARIELGLLPSELGEKTKTPIYFVRDNGAGFNMSYADKLFVAFQRLHTTEEFPGTGVGLTTAQRIIHRHGGKIWAEGVVDQGATFYFTLQV, from the coding sequence ATGAACTTAGCATTCCGTGAACTGAAGTGGCAGTTATTGCCGGGTGTATTGGCTGCGTTGGCGATCGCCATCCTGCTCTACCTGCAGATGTTTCAACCTCTGGAGCAAGCTGCTTATGGAACCCTGTTTCGTCTGCGGGGAGCCCTACCCTGGGATCAACGGGTGGTGGTGGTGGCGATCGATGATGCCAGTGTCAAGCAACTGGGGCGTTTTCCCTGGCCTCGACAGCGTTATGTCGAATTGATGAGCCTGTTAACCCGTCATCAGGCCAGTATCGTGGCCTTTGATTTGCTTTGGTCTGAAAATAGTCCTGACGATGGGGAATTGGCCCAGTCCCTGAATCATCATGGTGGGGTGGTTCTGGCTCAAGCCTGGGATAACACCGGTCTGCCCCTGTTGCCGGTTCCAGAGCTACATAATGCGGCCATTTCAACGGGGCACATTATGGAACGGGAAGATGCTGACGGCCAAACCCGGCAAGTGGCGTTGCAGATTCAGGATGCACCAGCATTGGGAATTGCTGTTCTGGAGGCCTATGGCTTGGTTCGAGAGCCGATCTCCTTACCTCCGGTAGAGCGGTTTCTCTGGATCAACTGGCCCGGTCCCATCCGTCAGTTGCAGCAGTACTCTTTCAAAGATGTCCTCCAGAATCGCATTCCACCCGAGCGCTTGCGCCACAAAATTGTCCTGGTTGGGGTAACGGCCCTTGGCTTTGATACCCTCCTGACCCCCTTTGATCAGCAACCCCTGGCCAGCGGGGTGCATCTTCAGGCAGCGGTGTTGACCAATCTGTTGCATGGCAATGGGTTGCATCCTGTGTCACCCAGGTGGCTGGGCTTGGTGTTGCTGCTGGGGGGACCTGGCTTAAGCGTGCTTCTGACCCGTTGGCCGCTCAAGCAGCAGTTGTTCATTAGCGTGGGCCTCCTGGTTGGTTGGGGCCTATTGAGCTTAGGGTTATTTCGCTTCAACTTCTGGATTCCAGTTGCGTCTCCGATGGCCCTGATTCTGGTTACATCCGGTTCCGTGTTTTTGCATGAACGCATTCGAGTGAACCGATTGTTGCATCGGCAGGTCCGTCAACTCTGGCAGGCCTACCTGCAGAAAGGAACATTCCAAATTATTACGCCAGATGCCACGATCGTGGCCCGCAATCAACCGGCAGCTCTCCAGCCTGCAACCCAACTGGCACTTCTGGCAGAACAGTTTGGCTACCTCAGCCAGCAATTAGCGGAGCGCACCCAGCAACTGGAAATTGTGAATAAGGAACTGGAAGCGTTCAGCTATGCCGTTTCCCACGATCTTCGGGCTCCCTTGCGACGGATTGATGGGTTTAGCCAGATTTTGTTAGAGGAATATGCTGAGCAACTGGATGGGACAGGCCAGGATTATTTGCAACGCATCCAGGCTTCTAGTGGTCGGATGGGAGAACTGATTGAGGATCTTTTAACGTTATCTCGCATCACCCGGAGTCAGCTTCATCGCACAACCTTTAACCTGAGTACCCTGGCCCAGGGAATTGCAACGGAATTACAGCAAACCCAGCCTGATCGATCGGGTGAATTTATCATTGCCCCTAACCTGCTGGTGAATGGGGATGTCAGACTCCTGAAAGTGGCCCTGGAGAATTTGCTCTCTAATGCCTGGAAGTACACCAGTAAATGTGACCAGGCCCGGATTGAATTAGGATTGTTACCCAGTGAACTCGGTGAAAAAACAAAAACTCCGATTTATTTTGTCCGTGACAATGGCGCAGGTTTTAATATGAGCTACGCTGATAAGCTGTTTGTGGCATTCCAACGTCTGCATACAACAGAAGAGTTTCCTGGGACTGGGGTGGGCTTAACCACAGCTCAGCGAATTATTCACCGTCATGGGGGAAAAATTTGGGCGGAAGGGGTGGTTGACCAAGGCGCAACGTTTTACTTTACCCTGCAGGTGTAG